A region from the Variovorax sp. RKNM96 genome encodes:
- a CDS encoding CinA family protein, with translation MSAAPSPGLEPLSVLAARVGETLRERRQTVAVAESSAGGLVSAALLAIPGASAFFLGGAVVYSRRAGKALLGLTREDMGDMRGETEPYARFIAARIRESHRATWGICESGAAGPSGSPYGDAPGRVCLAVAGGSGSAAESRTVETGGNDRPMNMTLFARHLLALFDEILHAESS, from the coding sequence GTGAGCGCAGCGCCCTCCCCCGGTCTCGAGCCGCTGTCCGTGCTCGCCGCCCGCGTCGGTGAGACGCTGCGCGAACGGCGGCAGACGGTGGCGGTTGCCGAGTCTTCGGCCGGAGGCCTCGTATCGGCGGCCCTCCTCGCCATTCCCGGTGCGTCTGCCTTTTTTCTCGGTGGCGCGGTCGTCTATTCGCGGCGCGCCGGCAAGGCACTGCTGGGGCTCACGCGCGAAGACATGGGTGACATGCGCGGAGAAACCGAGCCCTATGCCCGATTCATCGCAGCCCGCATCCGCGAGAGCCATCGCGCGACCTGGGGCATCTGCGAAAGCGGCGCGGCGGGGCCGTCAGGCAGCCCTTATGGCGATGCGCCGGGTCGAGTCTGTCTGGCCGTGGCCGGCGGGTCGGGGTCGGCAGCCGAGAGCCGCACCGTCGAAACCGGAGGCAACGACCGGCCCATGAACATGACGCTGTTCGCGCGCCACCTGCTCGCACTGTTCGACGAGATCCTGCACGCCGAGAGCAGCTAG